The window GAGGGTAACCCAGGCGGTGGCTTCTGAAGTGCCGTTATTGGCATCATTTCCAGTAGGTGAAATGTAGTAATTCATAGCTTTTTAATTGGTGTTTAACATTGGTTTAAAAGGTTACATTCTCCACCCTTCACGCTGTTCACGGGTATCTTTTAGGCTACCAATAATGGCAGGCTGTGAGGTAAAAACAGCTTGGTTTAATAGATGAATGCCGCCTTCACATGCATCTGGGCCGTCTTTTTTTGTTTTCTTGGGCGGGTCAAATGCTTCAAATTGGGTCAAAAGGTTGCGCATGTGCGGGTTAGTTTGTTCAGCTTTATTAAAGATGTAATTGCCCCGCTGAAATATGCCTTGCATACTTTTTATCCTAAGGTCTTTATCCGGCTTCTTTCGGGTGTCTCCTATCAGAGGGATTGGGAAGCCTTTCACCTTAGCCGCTGAATCGAAATCTTCATAGAGCAGGTCAAGTAAAAAAACCTCTTCCATGTACCAAGCGGCTTTGGCGTTTCGTTCTTCTAGCCAGCGGTAAAGGTCATAATGCCATTCTACCATCTCCATTCTTGTAGCAGGGCCGCAATAGGTTTTATAGTTGCGGTATTGACCACCTACCAACCCTTGTAGAATTAAAGCCTTACTATCTGATGTTCCGGTATTCTTAAAACCACCATCGAGGTAAGCAATCAAATTTGAAACATTGCCCACAGGTGGAAGCTTTTCAAATCTCCACCATTCCTTTAGGAAGATTTTCCCCTCTGTGATAGGATTGTTCATGTATTCAGATTCGAAAGCAGCATAACCGCTATCTATCTCTATTTGCAAGATGTCATCAGGGGTATACTTTTCAGGCCAATTGGGATTGCCGTATTTGTCCCGGATAGGAACATCCATGATAAAGTATTCAATAGCAGCTGCACCGGTAAGTTTTCGGTTTAGCTTCTTTTGAAGCACTT of the Cyclobacterium marinum DSM 745 genome contains:
- a CDS encoding phage protein, which produces MKQTHLTTQEKRSLQDWQEHCTRVMNATPAMANESEGDKDKRKKRAISDYDYFVTEYFPHYAKCKSADFHIKFANKVKNSPNIRAQYRVFRGGAKSVHSDIIIPMWLKIQPKKGYNTMVLVGANNDAADNLLGDLQAELQFNQRYIADWGEQYQMGTWQEGNFTTKDGCAHFALGIGQKPRGLRKGAFRPDLIVIDDVDDDEMVQNESRVDKLVNWITRSLVPTMDKGQGRVIQANNLIHEKSVTAKLAAKWLEAEEKMKVLQKKLNRKLTGAAAIEYFIMDVPIRDKYGNPNWPEKYTPDDILQIEIDSGYAAFESEYMNNPITEGKIFLKEWWRFEKLPPVGNVSNLIAYLDGGFKNTGTSDSKALILQGLVGGQYRNYKTYCGPATRMEMVEWHYDLYRWLEERNAKAAWYMEEVFLLDLLYEDFDSAAKVKGFPIPLIGDTRKKPDKDLRIKSMQGIFQRGNYIFNKAEQTNPHMRNLLTQFEAFDPPKKTKKDGPDACEGGIHLLNQAVFTSQPAIIGSLKDTREQREGWRM